The Candidatus Cloacimonadota bacterium genome window below encodes:
- the pilO gene encoding type 4a pilus biogenesis protein PilO: MKEKYTVFILGMVLISVLFFMLAGNSLRKNLGEIENYDKKIKTTLEKLNSAMIMDQQLSQFREILDNSLTTEKKFSVDELNNFQRGIEMLRDQNQLKLIKISDSNKFTQVGMLETTYTIELQGTFRQMGQFISELEAQNHIIKIQYLDVSPLQTTEKSQATDGSANIYRITMEMSILKVKKEV, from the coding sequence ATGAAAGAAAAATATACTGTCTTCATCTTGGGAATGGTCCTGATCTCTGTACTGTTTTTCATGCTGGCCGGTAATTCCCTGAGAAAGAATCTCGGCGAGATCGAAAACTATGACAAGAAGATCAAGACCACCTTGGAAAAACTGAACAGCGCCATGATCATGGACCAGCAGCTCAGCCAGTTCCGTGAGATCCTTGACAACAGCCTTACCACTGAAAAAAAGTTCTCGGTTGATGAGCTCAACAACTTCCAGCGTGGGATCGAAATGCTGCGCGACCAAAACCAGTTGAAGCTGATCAAAATCTCAGATTCCAACAAGTTCACTCAGGTCGGGATGCTCGAAACCACATACACGATTGAACTTCAAGGCACTTTCCGTCAGATGGGGCAATTCATCTCTGAGCTCGAAGCCCAAAACCACATCATCAAGATCCAGTATCTTGATGTATCTCCGCTGCAGACTACTGAGAAAAGCCAGGCAACTGACGGCTCCGCCAACATCTACCGGATCACCATGGAAATGTCGATTTTGAAGGTTAAAAAGGAGGTTTAG
- the pilM gene encoding type IV pilus assembly protein PilM, producing the protein MKKAKTTKIKESVGIDIGSHSVKAVHLKKLHEGFRLLNCEIRPTVPIGVEYVPSDLRPDRFAPVIVEIMKAMHINPKKIQHLVTSVGGDNTSIKQIKTIFLPDDELESALFFEAKKHIPISGTDMVLDFQVIDVEEKTNNMNILLAATSKELLNEHTNTLVTAGLNPNIVDIDSLAVANSFALNAFVEEGVYVLLNLGAHRTNMVIWGPDSRLFARDIPFGGYNFTRDIMRKRQMEWEEAENYKLEFGLMDDPGAVSKQTISMLDISEKSTEDVIVEELRRSLRFYVKEAGNSDFRKLYLMGGTAKLKGLREYIEERVSVPTDIFMPFINVEMPEKFADKKDPQLALAIGLAMRQE; encoded by the coding sequence ATGAAGAAAGCGAAAACGACCAAGATCAAAGAATCGGTCGGAATCGACATAGGCAGCCATAGCGTCAAGGCGGTGCATCTGAAAAAGCTGCACGAAGGCTTCAGGCTGCTAAACTGCGAAATCCGGCCAACCGTCCCGATTGGTGTGGAATACGTGCCCAGCGATCTTCGCCCCGATCGCTTCGCCCCGGTGATCGTCGAGATCATGAAAGCCATGCACATCAATCCCAAAAAGATCCAGCATCTGGTTACCTCTGTGGGAGGGGACAACACCAGCATCAAGCAGATCAAGACCATCTTTCTGCCTGATGACGAACTGGAATCCGCCCTGTTCTTCGAAGCGAAGAAACACATTCCCATCAGCGGCACGGACATGGTCCTGGATTTCCAGGTGATCGATGTTGAGGAGAAAACGAACAACATGAACATCCTCCTGGCCGCCACCTCCAAGGAACTGCTGAACGAGCACACCAACACCCTGGTCACAGCCGGCCTGAATCCCAACATTGTGGATATCGACTCCCTGGCAGTGGCCAACAGCTTTGCCCTCAACGCCTTTGTAGAGGAAGGGGTGTATGTGTTGCTGAATCTGGGGGCGCACCGTACGAACATGGTGATCTGGGGGCCTGATTCCAGGCTGTTTGCCCGCGACATCCCCTTTGGGGGCTATAATTTCACCCGGGACATCATGCGCAAGCGTCAGATGGAGTGGGAGGAGGCCGAGAACTACAAGCTGGAATTCGGCCTTATGGACGATCCCGGCGCGGTCAGCAAGCAAACCATCAGCATGCTGGACATATCGGAAAAATCTACCGAAGACGTGATCGTGGAAGAACTGCGCCGTTCGCTCCGTTTCTACGTCAAGGAAGCAGGCAACAGCGACTTTCGCAAGCTTTACCTTATGGGCGGAACAGCCAAGCTTAAAGGCCTCCGCGAATACATTGAGGAAAGAGTGAGCGTTCCCACGGACATTTTCATGCCCTTCATCAATGTGGAAATGCCGGAGAAATTCGCAGATAAAAAGGATCCGCAGCTGGCCCTGGCCATAGGCCTGGCTATGCGGCAGGAATAG
- a CDS encoding prepilin-type N-terminal cleavage/methylation domain-containing protein: protein MNTKRTFANSILGRQRGVTLAELVVVMAISVILIFAAALGIGTFFRKYRELTAWAELQKDALDCLNLIKNGVPVGNAQDMEYYGVANALNMRLLNTTTNSSTDLRIIPPTDKGLETLDYAQFYLYDGAVRCRYVHRGVQVASPLYIFPKKENLDEMIVDKFLFTKVNPDQDVLVLQVELHARVKTGANRYRSVKFTTKMAKK, encoded by the coding sequence ATGAATACCAAACGAACCTTCGCAAACTCCATCTTGGGCCGCCAACGCGGTGTCACCCTGGCCGAACTGGTCGTTGTGATGGCCATCTCTGTTATTCTTATATTTGCGGCAGCCTTGGGAATCGGCACCTTTTTCAGAAAATACCGGGAACTCACTGCTTGGGCTGAACTGCAAAAGGACGCCCTGGACTGCCTGAACCTAATTAAAAACGGAGTTCCGGTGGGCAATGCCCAGGACATGGAATACTACGGGGTGGCAAATGCCCTGAACATGCGCCTCTTAAACACCACCACCAACTCCAGCACAGACCTGCGCATCATCCCACCCACAGACAAAGGCCTGGAAACGCTCGACTACGCGCAATTCTATCTGTATGATGGTGCTGTGCGCTGCAGATATGTGCACCGGGGAGTGCAGGTTGCCTCACCGCTGTACATCTTTCCTAAAAAGGAAAACTTGGACGAGATGATCGTGGACAAATTCCTGTTCACAAAAGTCAATCCAGACCAGGATGTGCTCGTCTTGCAGGTGGAACTGCACGCGAGGGTGAAGACCGGAGCTAATAGGTACCGTTCTGTGAAATTCACGACCAAGATGGCTAAGAAATGA
- a CDS encoding type IV pilus twitching motility protein PilT, producing MTIHELLRFTAEAGASDLHIAAGAHPMVRVNGRMKRLNLPILSAEEVKTLVFGVMNEVQQEMFKENLEIDFSTKLSNDVRFRVNAFHQINGVSCAFRVIPNEIKSYEELHLPDILKKLTHKEKGLILVTGPTGSGKSTTLATMIDTINDNRYCHIITVEDPIEFVHKSKNSLINQRELGHDTKSFTAALRSALREDPDVILVGEMRDLETVSLALTAAETGHLVFATLHTGSCTKSIDRIIDMFPKEQQQQVRSMLSESLEAVLSQTLLPTKDGKGRVPALEIMVANAAVRNLIREEKTYQIPSIIQASTKEGMQTRDQSLYNLVMNNLVERTIAEEFADNPKQFASGAGFN from the coding sequence TTGACTATCCACGAATTGTTACGCTTCACGGCGGAAGCGGGAGCTTCGGACCTCCACATCGCGGCTGGCGCACACCCCATGGTGCGTGTTAACGGCCGGATGAAAAGGCTGAATCTGCCCATCCTGTCAGCGGAAGAGGTAAAGACCCTGGTTTTCGGTGTGATGAACGAAGTCCAGCAAGAGATGTTCAAGGAAAACCTTGAGATCGACTTTTCCACCAAACTGAGCAACGACGTGCGCTTCCGAGTGAACGCATTCCATCAGATCAACGGGGTCTCATGCGCTTTCCGCGTGATCCCAAACGAAATCAAAAGCTATGAGGAACTGCATCTTCCTGACATTCTGAAAAAGCTTACCCACAAGGAAAAGGGACTGATCCTGGTGACCGGCCCCACCGGCAGCGGCAAATCCACCACCCTGGCTACGATGATCGACACGATCAACGACAACCGCTATTGCCACATCATCACGGTGGAAGACCCCATCGAATTTGTGCACAAGAGCAAGAACAGCCTGATCAACCAGCGCGAGCTGGGACACGATACCAAGAGTTTCACGGCAGCGCTGAGAAGCGCTCTGCGCGAGGACCCGGACGTGATCCTGGTGGGCGAAATGCGCGATTTGGAAACGGTGTCCCTGGCTTTGACAGCCGCAGAAACCGGCCACCTGGTTTTTGCCACCCTGCACACCGGAAGCTGCACCAAGTCGATCGACCGCATCATCGACATGTTTCCCAAAGAGCAGCAGCAACAGGTGCGCTCGATGCTCTCCGAATCGCTGGAAGCCGTGCTCTCACAAACTTTGCTGCCCACCAAGGACGGCAAAGGCCGCGTTCCCGCCCTGGAGATCATGGTGGCCAACGCTGCGGTGCGTAACCTGATCCGTGAGGAAAAGACCTACCAGATCCCCTCCATTATTCAGGCCAGCACCAAGGAAGGCATGCAGACTCGCGACCAGTCTCTATACAACCTGGTGATGAACAACCTTGTGGAAAGGACCATTGCGGAAGAATTCGCTGACAATCCCAAGCAGTTTGCCTCTGGCGCGGGATTTAACTGA
- a CDS encoding prepilin-type N-terminal cleavage/methylation domain-containing protein: protein MLRKLKNQKGFTLIEVLVVVIIVAILAALAVPIYMRHVEKSRSAEAQTAIGAIRNTYKIYSQTYGSTQDYTIEKALKETNLDGSTSRYWKFEVTGNPPKKFIATSTEEFPGGPDKQVWFDVEEGKFHGYGVDQFTDPDTEGVEADTD from the coding sequence ATGCTCAGGAAACTGAAAAACCAGAAGGGTTTTACCCTGATCGAAGTTCTTGTGGTGGTGATTATTGTCGCCATCCTTGCAGCCCTGGCTGTTCCGATCTATATGCGTCACGTGGAAAAATCCCGTTCCGCTGAAGCTCAAACCGCCATCGGCGCCATCCGCAACACTTATAAGATTTACAGCCAAACCTACGGCAGCACTCAGGACTATACCATCGAGAAAGCCCTGAAAGAAACCAACCTCGACGGAAGCACCAGCCGGTATTGGAAATTCGAAGTCACCGGCAACCCGCCCAAGAAATTCATCGCCACCTCCACGGAAGAATTCCCCGGCGGACCTGACAAACAGGTGTGGTTCGACGTTGAAGAAGGCAAATTCCACGGTTATGGCGTAGACCAGTTCACTGACCCGGACACGGAGGGAGTGGAAGCCGACACCGATTAA